The following proteins come from a genomic window of Salvia hispanica cultivar TCC Black 2014 chromosome 4, UniMelb_Shisp_WGS_1.0, whole genome shotgun sequence:
- the LOC125222695 gene encoding kirola-like → MGLHGKLVAAIEFKAGGDVFHDFFRHTPHDVPTATQYVHACDLIEGEFGHAGSIITWTYTHDGKQRKAKELVETVDEEKKLIVLKVLEGDLLELYKNFVITSHVEKKGDNIDLVTWTLEYEMLNEDVEHPLTLLSYFIDITKDMESHLVAKS, encoded by the exons ATGGGTTTACATGGGAAATTGGTTGCAGCAATAGAATTCAAAGCTGGTGGTGATGTGTTCCATGACTTCTTCAGACACACACCACATGATGTTCCTACAGCCACCCAATATGTGCATGCCTGTGATTTGATTGAGGGTGAATTTGGCCATGCTGGTTCAATCATTACCTGGACTTATACCCATG ATGGGAAACAGAGGAAAGCAAAAGAACTAGTAGAGACCGTTGATGAGGAAAAGAAATTGATTGTGTTGAAAGTGCTCGAAGGTGACTTGTTGGAGCTTTACAAGAACTTCGTCATTACATCCCATGTAGAGAAAAAGGGTGATAATATTGATTTGGTGACGTGGACTTTGGAGTATGAGATGCTTAATGAAGATGTGGAGCATCCCCTTACGTTGCTCTCCTACTTCATCGACATCACTAAAGACATGGAGTCTCACCTCGTTGCCAAATCTTGA
- the LOC125221150 gene encoding uncharacterized protein LOC125221150: MLGEGKISFWDDTWLKDQPISEFCSMTGTPSFARVEDFWTDTGWNEEVTLDVLDEWGVPREVCEEIMDIPINTGAKDIGRWTLTPHGNFTVASAWELIRNRGEKMEVYEFIWGKGISPTISVFLWRLLANRIPVDAKLQWRGVSLASKCHCCSEPDMETRLHLFVNSEAATGVWNHFAKWFPQAPNFDRGGCNLEDRLRWWQRHKRCNNKHHLCILIPCLIYWFLWTERNGCVHLEKSFKVENICRRIVIYLRNLVLAGHLGPEQWSECEPKVDFMVAQTEKSKEKRVEKVLWRPPDWPRIKINTDGSFEGRTASGFEAELKALLEGVKVAKRHNTNLWLETDAEVMSLLLEKRQLGPAETRHTMAKIILELRGTQWRISYIRREGNKVVDCLALLGRDSQALERFEGNNIPARARALARLDQLGMPSFRF, translated from the exons ATGCTGGGAGAAGGGAAGATAAGCTTTTGGGATGATACTTGGCTAAAAGATCAGCCGATTTCTGAATTCTGCTCCATGACGGGAACTCCATCGTTTGCAAGAGTGGAGGACTTTTGGACAGATACTGGCTGGAATGAGGAGGTTACCCTTGACGTGCTGGATGAGTGGGGTGTGCCGAGAGAGGTGTGTGAAGAGATCATGGATATACCAATTAATACAGGGGCTAAGGACATTGGCAGATGGACCTTGACCCCACATGGAAATTTTACTGTGGCCTCGGCATGGGAGCTGATAAGGAACAGAGGAGAAAAAATGGAGGTGTATGAGTTCATCTGGGGCAAAGGCATTAGTCCTACAATATCTGTGTTTCTTTGGAGACTCTTAGCCAACCGAATCCCTGTGGATGCAAAGCTGCAATGGAGGGGAGTTTCTCTAGCCTCTAAATGCCATTGTTGCTCGGAACCAGACATGGAGACAAGACTACATCTTTTTGTGAATAGCGAGGCAGCAACTGGTGTGTGGAATCACTTTGCAAAATGGTTCCCGCAGGCTCCGAATTTTGATAGGGGAGGGTGTAATCTGGAGGATCGGTTAAGGTGGTGGCAAAGACACAAGAGATGCAATAATAAACATCACCTCTGTATTTTGATCCCTTGCTTGATTTACTGGTTTCTTTGGACAGAAAGAAATGGGTGCGTCCATTTAGAGAAAAGTTTCAAAGTGGAAAACATTTGTAGAAGAATTGTCATCTACTTGAGGAATCTAGTTTTGGCGGGTCATCTGGGACCGGAGCAATGGAGTGAATGTGAACCAAAAGTAGACTTCATGGTAGCGCAGACCGAGAAGAGCAAGGAGAAGAGAGTGGAGAAGGTCCTGTGGAGGCCACCTGATTGGcctagaataaaaattaatactgaTGGATCGTTTGAGGGTCGAACAG CCTCTGGGTTTGAAGCTGAATTAAAGGCCTTGTTAGAAGGAGTGAAGGTTGCAAAGCGTCACAACACCAATTTGTGGCTGGAAACAGATGCAGAAGTTATGAGCTTGCTTCTGGAAAAGAGGCAGCTGGGTCCGGCAGAAACAAGACATACCATGGCCAAAATCATCTTGGAGCTAAGAGGGACACAGTGGAGGATATCATACATTCGACGGGAAGGAAACAAGGTTGTAGATTGTCTAGCGTTATTAGGGAGAGACAGCCAAGCATTGGAAAGATTTGAAGGAAACAATATCCCAGCTCGGGCAAGAGCTCTGGCCAGATTGGATCAACTCGGCATGCCCAGCTTtagattttga
- the LOC125222694 gene encoding kirola-like, which translates to MGLHGKLIAAIEFKAGGDVFHEIMRHNPEHFSKATPEKVHGCDLHEGQFGHAGSIICWTYTHDGKRKRAKQVIQSIDEEKKLIQFKMLEGDIMELYKEFVITNHVETMNDIDLVTWTLEYEMLNEDVEHPISLLAYFIELTKDIESHHFSTNA; encoded by the exons atgggTTTACATGGGAAGTTGATTGCAGCAATAGAATTCAAAGCTGGTGGAGATGTGTTCCATGAAATTATGAGGCACAATCCAGAGCATTTTTCCAAAGCTACCCCTGAAAAAGTCCATGGTTGTGATCTTCATGAGGGTCAATTTGGGCATGCTGGTTCCATTATATGCTGGACGTACACCCATG ATGGGAAGCGGAAGAGAGCAAAACAAGTGATCCAATCGAtcgatgaagagaaaaaattgattcaGTTCAAGATGCTTGAAGGAGACATTATGGAGCTATACAAAGAATTTGTTATTACAAACCATGTTGAGACAATGAATGACATTGATTTGGTGACATGGACTTTGGAGTATGAGATGCTTAATGAAGATGTGGAGCATCCCATTTCATTGCTTGCCTACTTCATCGAACTCACCAAAGACATCGAGTCTCATCACTTCAGTACCAACGCTTGA
- the LOC125221151 gene encoding uncharacterized protein LOC125221151 — translation MRVQEVPLLGRKFTWARGKSRSKLDRAFIDQEWSFKFPDLNLKALPNTISDHAPIPLSLAAYSPGVRPFRSIDVWFLHLDFTKLVREEWRALGNMPIHMKLKALQLPLRKWNRETFGNIDDAIKKFEVEQLLIQEKIDLRGGDEGKLLEAAFQRHWITGGDRNTKYFHAVALTRRRVKRMELIKSGGGMLKKPRGVKIAMLKFFKELYRQKPAPAKNSYGYFSPSKGQQPPGYNTSVENFVR, via the exons ATGAGAGTCCAGGAGGTGCCTCTTTTGGGTAGGAAGTTCACTTGGGCCCGGGGAAAATCACGAAGCAAATTAGATAGAGCATTCATCGACCAAGAGTGGAGTTTCAAGTTCCCTGATTTAAACCTCAAAGCACTCCCCAACACAATCTCCGATCATGCCCCCATACCCTTATCTTTGGCAGCCTATTCTCCCGGGGTGAGACCCTTCAGAAGCATTGATGTGTGGTTTTTACACCTTGATTTTACTAAATTGGTTAGAGAAGAATGGAGGGCATTGGGGAACATGCCGATTCACATGAAATTGAAAGCACTGCAACTGCCTCTGAGGAAGTGGAACAGAGAGACGTTTGGGAATATTGATGATGCAATCAAGAAATTTGAGGTCGAGCAGCTGCTAATTCAAGAAAAGATTGATTTGAGGGGAGGAGAC GAAGGCAAGCTATTGGAAGCAGCTTTTCAGAGACATTGGATTACGGGAGGGGATCGTAATACTAAATATTTTCACGCCGTCGCCCTCACAAGAAGAAGAGTTAAAAGAATGGAGCTCATTAAGAGTGGTGGCGGGATGTTAAAGAAACCGAGAGGGGTGAAGATTGCAATGTTAAAGTTTTTCAAGGAGCTCTACAGACAAAAGCCCGCCCCTGCCAAGAATTCATATGGATACTTCTCCCCTTCCAAGGGTCAACAGCCACCAGGTTACAATACTTCAGTCGAGAACTTCGTAAGATGA
- the LOC125223612 gene encoding calmodulin-like protein 3: MSTFLLRISILYKLLYTFFQYLAPKKLRTYLPFSHTEQQKHINNERVSSFSSSSRPSRMVEGAELSLVFQMFDRDGDGRITKSELSASLEKMGIFIPGDELAQMITRVDVNGDGCVDIDEFSTLYQTIMDERNEEEDMKEAFNVFDQNGDGFISVEELGSVLASLGLRQGRGAEECEKMINKVDADGDGRVDFNEFKQMMNAGRFN, translated from the coding sequence ATGTCAACCTTCTTGTTGAGAATCTCCATTCTCTACAAGCTCTTGTACACATTTTTCCAATACTTGGCACCCAAGAAGTTAAGAACATATCTCCCATTCTCACACACCgaacaacaaaaacatatcAACAACGAGCGTGTTTCTTCCTTTTCATCATCTTCCCGCCCTAGTCGAATGGTGGAAGGCGCGGAGCTGAGCCTCGTCTTCCAGATGTTCGATAGGGACGGGGACGGGCGGATCACCAAGAGCGAGCTGAGCGCCTCGTTGGAGAAGATGGGAATCTTCATCCCGGGCGACGAGCTGGCTCAGATGATCACACGGGTGGACGTCAACGGAGACGGATGCGTCGACATTGACGAGTTCTCCACCTTGTACCAAACCATAATGGACGAGCGCAACGAGGAGGAGGATATGAAGGAGGCGTTTAATGTGTTTGATCAGAACGGTGATGGATTCATCAGCGTTGAGGAGCTGGGCTCGGTGCTGGCGTCGCTCGGGCTCAGGCAAGGGAGGGGCGCGGAGGAATGCGAGAAGATGATCAACAAGGTCGATGCGGATGGAGACGGAAGAGTGGACTTTAATGAGTTCAAGCAGATGATGAATGCAGGAAGATTCAACTAA